The DNA window ATGGTTTCAAATGCTGCCTGGTATACAGGCACACTTCCCACAGGTATGTCAGACACTTTCAGTATTCTTCTCCTGATCTCATCCAGGTCTCCACCCACAGAAAGTTCCATTAAAGTATCAGCGTTATTAGCAATGGCAATTTTGGCTTTTTCTTCTTCCATGTCAAAGTCACAGATGTCAGTGGAAGTTCCAATTGTAGCATTGACTTTAGTTCGGAGTCCGGCTCCAATACCAACAGCTTTCACTTTTCTTCCTTTGTTACTTGGAATGGCAATGGTACCATTAGCTACAGATTTTCGGATGAATTCAGCGTCAACATTTTCATTTTCTGCGACGGATTTCATTTCGTCAGTTATTATCCCTTTTCTTGCATCGTCCATTTGTGTCATAGAATCACCGTGTTAGGTTCAGCTTGTAAAACGTACATTGGCTACGGGCTTTCACAAATCGCAAGAAGCCCCTAGCAACTGATTAATGTTAATCTTAATTTGATTTCTACATTACCCATAAAAATAGATATGGTTTTTTAGCGTATAATCTGGGATCTATTCAGAAAGCCAAGCTCGAGGTTAATACTTAAATCCCAGAACATGGGCATTTTCATTCAGTTGAAATATATTACATTTACCCGGTCATCATATGGATTGATATTATATTGATTCTAAGTTTAGTTGTAACTTTTTGATTGGATATATGATATTATTTGGATATAGAATATTATTCGATTGGATATACGAACAATGTCATTTTAAAGAATTTTCCATTCTTTCTTTAGCCATTTCAAGGGTTGGAACATTAGTCTGACATCCTTCTGCTTCCACAATGAATGAAGACACAGCTGAAGCCAGTTTACCACAGTATTCCAGGGATTCACCTTCCAGGTATGGTTTCAGGAATCCTGCCCGGTAAGAATCCCCTGCACCAGTGGGATCAGTGGGGTCACGTTCCACAGCATCTATCTGAATCTTCTCATCAGAATAGATAACACTGCCATTTTTGCCTCTGGTTTCCACCACAATGGAAGGTCCGTAATCTCTCAACTGGTTAATGCTCATATCGATGCTTTTTAGGATGCGCCTGATTTCATGATGGTTTCCAAAGAGAATATCACATATTCCCAGAACATTTAAAAGATCCTGGGAGGAGTACATGTGCAGGTCCTGCCCTGGATCGAAGGATATGATTTTACCCTCTTCACGAGCGAATTCACCACATTTACCATTGAAGGTGGGATCTCCTGTTGCCAAGTGCACCGCCTGAACCTTCCTAATGGCATCAATGGGGACCTGTGCTTCTTTAAACCTGGTGGCAGCTCCCCAGTAAAAGTAAAAAATCTGATCATCATTTTCATCGGTTAGCACGAATGCAGTGGGTGTTTTATCTTCATCAACAATTATCATGTCTTCAATGTCAATTTTAAGATTTTCTAAATGGTTTTGATATTCAGATCCTGAAAAGTCTCCTCCCACTGCGGACACCAGGGAAGATTCGAGACCCAGTGAAGATGCAACCACGGCAACATTGGCCGCAGCACCCCCATGAAAAGTGCGCATATTATTAATGGTAGTGGCAGAGTTCGGTAAGGGGAATTCGTTAACCTGAATTATGTAATCAAGTGCAGTATGCCCAATGGCCAGTAAATCTCTTTTTTCCCTCAATCAATCACCTGCCTTATTTCTATTTTGAGTTTATTTAAAATTTACCATCTGACTATATTTTCAAAATGAACTAATCTCTGAATTTTAAATCCCTCAGAAAATCATTGATAGTCTGTCAAATAATGATTTAAAAGAGAATAAGTACATATGATTCGTTTTATGACAAATTTTATTATAATGATTAATAAATTATCCAATTCTCCCAAAACCCCACTCACTGATTATTTCTTGACCCTTTCCCTGGATGAAATTGGAAAAATCTTCAAGTTCCTCTTTTTTATGAGGGATGACCATGCTGAGTATATGACTGGTATCATCAGCCATAATATCAGACACAGTAAAAGAATCAATAATGGGGGTCATAAAACTCCTGTTTTGAAAAGTTAAAAGATCTTCTCGAGTTTTAACCATTTTAAGGGCATTTTGGGGAAAACTACATAGATCAACGATTTCATAATCAACACGTAACTGATCCAGGGTGTTCCAGGCCAGTCGCTGGGCAGAATGAATGACTTCCACAAATTTTCTACCATGGAGCTGGTCAACATTCTCCAAGTATTCATCAGATCCAGATACCAACACCAGATCATCTCTGGCTATGGGTATGAAGTCAAGATCATGCATAAAAGCATGCACGGGGTCGTCTAAAACCAGAATATCCACCAGACCCATCTCAACCATTTTAAGAGCGTTTAAATCATCGGTAGTGTAAATCGTCGCTTCCATGCCGTATTGGCGTGCTAAAACATCCATCAAACCAGTGGCAATAGGACCCCCACCTATAACTGGCACATCTGATTCCTCTAATCGTCTTAGATATCGCCGATATTTTTCCAGGATCAATATCCCCTGGGGGCTGAGACCGGAACCTGCTCCGGTTGTTTCCACTAATTTAAAACCCAACTTTCCTTCAGCGTCACGAATTCGCCGATTTAAAACTGCATGTGATATTCCCAATCTTTTAGCAGCTTCTCGCTGGGACCAGGTGTTGGTGATCTCAGTTAAAGCCTCGAAAAGCCGGTAACTGAATGTTTCACCCTTTATGCATAGGTTTAAACTGGGATGAAACTCCATACTTTCTCCTTTTAAAATTCACATGTTTATAAAATAATTTTGATGAGTAGTGTAGGGATTTGTATAAGAATTGTATGAAATAGGACTTATATATATCAGGCCACTATAAAAAATCATATAGATTACTACTATTAATTTATGCAGTAAATTTACAATAATTTTAAAAAAATATAATAATGGTGCTAATATTGAAACAAATGATTCTCAACGATGCTATAGAAGAAATAGTGGATAATGTGCACTCTGTTTCTGCAGAACTTGACCCTGAAAACATTGAAGACATGACTCGTCTCTTAAAAACATCCAAAAACGTTTTTGTAATGGGGCTGGGGCGTTCGGGCCTGGTGGCCCGGGCATTTGCCATGCGACTCATGCACCTTGGAATTAGTGTTTACGTGGTGGGAGAAACCACAACTCCTGCTTTAACCAGTGAAGACTGCCTTTTATCGATTTCAGGTTCAGGTGAAACCTTCAGCATTATCAGTGCCGCGAATATTGCCCATAAAAGGGGAACCAAGATCATCGCTGTAACCTCATATGTGGATTCCACCCTGGGTGAGATGGCTGATCTGGTGGTGCATATAAAAGGACGTACTAAGATTGATTCAGAAAAAAACTACATAACCCGGCAGATGAATGGAAAACACCAGTCTTTATCACCCATGGGAACTCTTTTCGAGGTAACCAGCCTGATATTTCTGGACAGCCTTATTGCCCAGTTAATGGTTGAAATGGGAAAAACAGAAGAGGATATGAAGGCCAGGCACACGGTTATTGAATAACCGTTATCCAATATTTTTTTATAACTTTATCTTATATTATTAGTTTTACTTTCTTTATTATTCTATTTCATTTTTGCCTGCACATTTTATTTACTGTGCATAAACTAATTAGAGAATTATACGATGGGGGTGGGTGTAAATATTGAATCTACCATCTCTTAAAAAACCGATAAGGGTAATGCCTGCTTTTTCACCTATTCGCAAACCTTCCACTGTGGGGGCAGCTTTGGTAACCATAATAGATATACCCACATTGGCCAGCTTAACCACCCTATCTGGGGGTATCCTACCACTGCAGACAATGAAACTTTTTGAAAAATCAATTCCCTTTTTTAAACCGGCGCCGATGACTTTATCCACGGCCACATGGCGGCTGACATCCTCCCGGACAATGAAATGACCCTCACTTACAAGTGCTGCCACATGTGTGCCCCCTGTTTTGGACCAGACTTCTGCTTTTTCGATTAGTAACTGGTATGACTCAATAATTTTATCCTTTCCAACCTTCAAATCAGAGCTAACATGGGGTATGGTCTGGTCTTGATGCACCCATCCATCGTAACAGGAAAGATCGTCAGTTTTCAAATGTTCCTCTTCATTTAAACGAACTTGGATTGTATCGGATTCCACGGTGATTTCTTTAAGATCGTCCATGGAATGGATGTACCTTTCATCCAGCAGATAACCTATGGTGAAGTCTTCCAGGTTCTCTGGACTTAAGTAAAATTTACCCAGCAGGGTCCCGTTAACCACTAGTTCCATCTTAGCATCAATGGCTACCAGGTCTTCAGTATGCCGGGCTTCCTCTTTTACCTTAATTATATTGGTTTTCTGGAACATTTTGTTCATTTACATCCACTTCCACAATACCCTTAAAAAAAATACCTTACGAGAATAAAGTTAATTGAATAAAATAAAGTAAGATCTTAAATTCAATGATTGCTGAACTCTAAAGGATGTTTTGATATATTAACTCACGCATCGAGCACCAATAGGGGGTTTTGAATAATTCCATTTATAACTATTTCTATAATTTAACTACAGCAATTGCAGCAGCTTTAAATCCTACAAAAACTTCTTTTCCAAGATCTAATTTTAATTCATCCCTTGCATACTGGGTGATATCGGCAAATAGATTTACGTTGTCCAGATCTATATTTAATCGCACAACCTGGTTTTTTAGTTCCATTCTGGTTATAGTTCCTTTGAAAACGTTTCTTACACTGGATTTTTGTGGTTCAAGTGTCAGGAAAATATCTTCAGGGCTAATTAAAACTAAAATTTTTTCCCCTACTTCAAAATCGCCTCTAAGGGGTAAAATAACTCTTTTATCGCCAAAATAGATGTTAATAATTTTTTTTTCTTCATCTATTTCAGCAATTTCAGATTCTATTTCATTTACATCAGTGTGCATTTTTATTACGCTTTCCACTTTCCTGTATTCTCTTAAAAGGAGTTTTCCTGTAGTGGTTAGTTCACTTCCTCCTCCTCCGCCTTTACCTCCCCGTTTAGTTAAAACTAGTAGATCATTCAAGTCATGTTCAAGGTTTTCAATGTATTTAAGGGCACTTCTATAGGGTATGTCTGATTTCTGGGAAGCCCTGGTAATGGATCCGCACTCATCAATGAATTTTAAAAGATTAAACTTTTTCTTATCCAGTAATATGAGTTTTTCACCAATTTCTAACCTATACTCTGGTTCATCTTTAGATTTGGTCATTGAAAACCCCCATTAATTCTTGATTTTGTGGTGTAATAATTTAATCACAATATATTGTTTGTAATCGGTTAAAGATAATTTATGTGATCAATATTTATAGTGATCATATGAATACTTCCATGTTATTGCTGCCCAGTCATGAGCATTTATCATAAAATGGTTCTCTATTTTCTATGGCCTTTAAGAATAACTTTTTGAGTTCTTCATTGGATTTTCCCTGCCTCATTGGCTCTATAAAATCAACCAAATTATCATTCCTCAGTAAGCATGGTTTTAACTTACCTTCGGGGGTTATGCGTATCCTGGTGCAGTTTTTGCAGAACTGGGTGTTGTCCATGGGTTTAACCACCTCGATCTCCCCTCCATTCACGAAGTATTTCTTCCGGTCCTGCATGAAACGCCTTGTTTTGACCTTATCTGCCATATTTGCCAATTGTTCCTCTAAGTCATCCATTTTATAATGGTAATCATCAATAAAACCGTTATCCGGACAATTGTCAGTTTTTAAAAGTTCAATAAGTTGTAGTACTGCTTCATTTTCCTGACAGAAGTTGAACATGTCCCAGATTTCCTCATGGTTCAGTCCTTTCATTACCACCATGTTCACTTTAACTGGGTAAAGACCAGATTCAGCAGCACTGATTATGCCCTGTTTTGCCCTTTGGAGGTAGTCCTTTTTGGTAATGAATCGATAGGTTTCAGGGTTGAGCGTATCAAGGCTCACATTAACCCGGTTGAGCCCAGCTTCCACCAAACTATCTGCGTATTTATCTAAAAAAGTTCCGTTGGTGGTTATGGAGACATCTTTAAATCCTATTGATGATATTTTGGACACAATTTCCACAATATCGTCACGGATCAGTGGTTCTCCACCTGAAAGTCTGATTTTCTGCACCCCAATGTTGCGGGCAACCTGGGCGATACGATGTATCTCATCAGGTGTCATTTCGTATTTTTGAGGTAATATGCCGTCGTGGTGGCAGTAAAAACAGTTTACATTGCAGCGATTTGTTATTGATATCCTTAGGGATATTATGGGGCGCTGGTAAGTATCAGTTACTGTCATTTATGGTTACCTTCTATTGGTTGATGTCGTGTTGTATCAGGAGTTCGATTTTTTGGGGTTCGCCATGTTCTTTGATTTTAAGGGCGCTGATCATACCCAGGAATGTGTTTTCAATGAATTTATTAACAAATGGATTCATGGGGATGCGGTTCCCATTAACTTTAAGAATGACATCTGACATCTGTTTCATGACACATAGATCTTCTTTAGCTTCTCCTTTTACCATGGCCAGTGCCATTTCATGGCAGTTTTCATAGCCACAGTCACCACAGTTCATGTTTGGCAGTTTACCAAAACTCCTCTCTTCAACCAGATCTGCTAGTTTTCCAATGGATTCCTCATCCAGTTCACGCACATCAACCTGGGCCAGACTGAAAGGATCATCTAATGTAGAAGTAGAAATTTTAGCATAATTAGCAGGTTTATATCCTTCTAATACTAGGAAATCTAGTTTATATAGCTGTTCTACACTGTTTATTATTGTTTCAAGATCCATGTCTTCATTCACGATGAAGAAGGTTTCTTCTCCTCCAGCACCCACCACTATTTCCGCTCCAGCTTCCCGGTGTTTCCAAGTGTCCTTTCCTTCAACATCTAATTTAACATGAGTATGTTTCACAGTGCCTACTTTTAACCCTCTCTTAACTAGCTCACTCACCAGCAGGGTGACCAAAGTGGTTTTACCGGTGTTTTTAGTTCCTGCCACTGATACTATCTTCATGATTACACCTCTACATATGATTGTAAATTCTATCTTTACCCTTTTTAGTTAATCACATTCTCTTACATTATTGTCTTCTACACTAACCTCTTTAGATATTGCATAAAAATATTTAGGTATTGTTCATTAATAATGTCCCCAGAAATATGAACTAGTTATTTAGATCAGATGGATCTTCATACAATATGACTCATTAAATAAAGGTTAGTATTAACTTAGCTGCTCTGAATGGTTAAGCAAATTAGGTATATCTATTTATAATTGGGTAAAATTCAATCAGGATTACTGAAATACTTATATTGGACGTTGGGGACTCAATGGAATATAATATTGCCGAATTTTTTTAGCAAATTAGTTTAAGCACAGCAAATTTGTCCTTTGTTTATTTAGAGGATAAATTTATTAGATATTGAATTCTCAAGTTGGATCTTATCAAGTTTTAATGTGTGATTACAACACTCAGATATATATTATTTTCTATATAAATTTTTAGGGAAATTATATATATTAAAGCAATCGAATGTGTTATCAACACACATGATATCTTACTCAAAACGCATACATTTATAGCCATCAATCTAACGATATCTAACTGATTTAGGTTGATAATAGAGCACATTAATCCTTATAATTGATTATGGTTGTGTTGCGGATGTCTGTCGTGTTTTAAAGGTGAATAATTGATTCATGCAAGTAATATTTATAAATAAAGGAGGTTGATGTAATGGAAACAACAGAAGTTATTGAGGGTAAAGACATTTCTGTGGAGAGGACAGGCGAAGAAGACCGGAAATTACTATTTAAGAACGAAAGCTGTGCTGCCTGTGGTCTCTGTGAGAAAATTTGTCCAACAAACGCTATAGAGGTTCAACCAACTGGTGCTGTGGTTCGAACAGAACAGAGTGTAAGTAACATAGACATCGACGAGAATAAATGTGTTCTCTGTGGAATGTGCAGTAGTATCTGTCCTTTTGATGCATTGGATCTGGAAATAGCTGGACAATCCATAAAAACAATGGATGCTTACCCCCACCTTATAAAATCTGCAGAAATTGATGATGATACATGTATATACTGTAAAGCATGTGAAACTGCTTGCCCTGCAGAAGCAATCACTATAGATCGGAAACTGCCAGACAGAGCAAAATTGGTCAGTGGTGAAATTGAAATCGACAAAGAAACCTGTGTAGATTGTGGAATATGTGAAGAAATGTGTCCTGCCGATGCAATTACATTAGAACACAAACTACCAACTTCTGATGACCCTACAGTCTCTTCAGACATAACTGTTGACAAAGATAAATGTGTTTACTGTATGGTGTGTAAAAAAGCATGCCCCGTGGACGCAATTAAAGCAGTGTGCAGAATATGTTCCTACGGAGAATACGATATAAAATCGGAAGACTCTGAAATTGAGGGAGATTCTGTCATTGATGATGATCTGTGTGTGAACTGTGGATGGTGCCAGGATGTTTGTCCAGTAGATGCTGCAACAGTAACCAAACCATTCGAGGGCAAACTCGAACATGACGATGAAACCTGCCAGGGATGTGAAACCTGTGTTATGGTATGCCCATGTAATGCATTATCATTCCCACAACCTGCAGAATCGGGTGATAAAGAGGCTAAACTCTATATGGATGAAAAATACTGCATATATTGTGGGGCATGCGAAAGATCCTGTCCTGTGGATGCAATAAATGTCACCAGAACCAGTATCAACTCCACCCCAATAAAATCAAAATCATGGCAAAAAGCTTTTGAATCGGTAAAAAACTGATGAGCTCTAAATTTCATCATTAATTTTTTATCAGAGTTTATAGCTAAAAATCAGAGCTTATAAATAATTTAGAAAACATTTAAAAACACAAATTTAATTTAAAACAATTTAAACGCCGTTAAAAAATCTAAAATTTGATGGAGGTAATTAAATGGCAATTGGGCTAGTAGTATATCGAGAGCTTTGTCATGGATGTGGAAACTGTGTTGTGTCCTGTCCAGTCAATGCACTAAACAGTCCTGAGGTCGCTGGAGGAAAGGGGCCTACAGATGATGTTGATCTGATAATGATCGTGGAGGATGGTCGAGTAAACCTCAAAAACGTAAACTTATGTGGAAAATGTGGTACTTGTGTTGAGAGCTGTCCGGTAAACGCCATAAAACTTGAAAAAGTGGAGGAAGCCAAATGAGGGTTATATTAAACACCGGCAGAACAGTATGGCAGGGTCAGGCAATAGAATCAGGTAAAGATCTTCAAATGTTCATAAATGCAGCAGCCATATGTCACATTAACCAGGACATGATGGATGAATTAGGGATAAAAGATGGAGACAATGTGCAAATTGTTTCTGAATATGGTGACGTTATTGTTAAAGCTGTGAATACAAATGAAGAACTTCCAGATGGAATGGTTTACGTCCCAATGGGACCATGGGCAAATAGAGTTATAAGGCCTAACACAGATTCCACTGCGACACCCAGTTTTAAAAATGTCCCGGTGGACCTTAATCCTACAGAAGAGCCTGTTCTTGACATGCCTACTCTCATGAAAGGTTACGGAAAGATTTCAAATTACTAATGGTTTAGGAGGATTTACATGGAACGTATAATAAAAAATGGAATTGTTTATGATCCACTAAACAGCATCGATGGGGAGCAAATGGACATCTGCATAAAAGATGGTAAAATAGTGGAGAGTGTAAGTGAAGCTGCAGATGTCATAGATGCCTCTGGACAAGTAGTTATGGCTGGAGGTGTGGATCCACACACCCACATAGCCGGTCCTAAAGTTAACGTTGGAAGGATGTTCCGTCCAGAAGACAGTAAAAAAGATGCTGAAGTTATAACTAATCTTAAAAGAGCAGGAAGTGGTTTTTCAGTTCCTTCAACATTCATGACTGGTTACCGGTACTCTCAGATGGGTTACACAACTGCAATGGAAGCAGCAATGCCACCACTTCTTTCAAGACACACCCACGAGGAATTCATTGACACACCTTTCATTGACCATGCAGCATACCCCCTCTTTGGTAACAGCTGGTTTGTTATGGAGTATTTAAAAGATGGGGACATTGATAAATGTGCAGCATTTGTCTCATGGCTTTTAAAGGCAACTAAAGGATACACAATAAAGATAGTTAACCCTGCAGGAACTGAGGCTTGGGGTTGGGGTGGAAATGTTCACGGAATAGATGATCCCGCACCATACTTCGACGTCACCGGGGGAGAAATTATCAGAGGCCTGGCTGAAGTCAACGAGAAACTGGGACTTCCACATGCAATACACCTTCACTGTAACGATCTTGGACACCCTGGAAACTACGAAACAACCCTGAAATCATTTGATGTACCCAAAGGGATAAAGGCAAACCCAAAACACGGAGAAAGGGATGCAGTACTCTA is part of the Methanobacterium sp. Maddingley MBC34 genome and encodes:
- a CDS encoding thiamine biosynthesis protein ThiC (PFAM: ThiC family), whose translation is MDDARKGIITDEMKSVAENENVDAEFIRKSVANGTIAIPSNKGRKVKAVGIGAGLRTKVNATIGTSTDICDFDMEEEKAKIAIANNADTLMELSVGGDLDEIRRRILKVSDIPVGSVPVYQAAFET
- a CDS encoding sugar kinase, ribokinase (PFAM: pfkB family carbohydrate kinase) → MREKRDLLAIGHTALDYIIQVNEFPLPNSATTINNMRTFHGGAAANVAVVASSLGLESSLVSAVGGDFSGSEYQNHLENLKIDIEDMIIVDEDKTPTAFVLTDENDDQIFYFYWGAATRFKEAQVPIDAIRKVQAVHLATGDPTFNGKCGEFAREEGKIISFDPGQDLHMYSSQDLLNVLGICDILFGNHHEIRRILKSIDMSINQLRDYGPSIVVETRGKNGSVIYSDEKIQIDAVERDPTDPTGAGDSYRAGFLKPYLEGESLEYCGKLASAVSSFIVEAEGCQTNVPTLEMAKERMENSLK
- a CDS encoding transcriptional regulator (PFAM: Bacterial regulatory helix-turn-helix protein, lysR family) yields the protein MEFHPSLNLCIKGETFSYRLFEALTEITNTWSQREAAKRLGISHAVLNRRIRDAEGKLGFKLVETTGAGSGLSPQGILILEKYRRYLRRLEESDVPVIGGGPIATGLMDVLARQYGMEATIYTTDDLNALKMVEMGLVDILVLDDPVHAFMHDLDFIPIARDDLVLVSGSDEYLENVDQLHGRKFVEVIHSAQRLAWNTLDQLRVDYEIVDLCSFPQNALKMVKTREDLLTFQNRSFMTPIIDSFTVSDIMADDTSHILSMVIPHKKEELEDFSNFIQGKGQEIISEWGFGRIG
- a CDS encoding 6-phospho 3-hexuloisomerase (PFAM: SIS domain~TIGRFAM: 6-phospho 3-hexuloisomerase) encodes the protein MILNDAIEEIVDNVHSVSAELDPENIEDMTRLLKTSKNVFVMGLGRSGLVARAFAMRLMHLGISVYVVGETTTPALTSEDCLLSISGSGETFSIISAANIAHKRGTKIIAVTSYVDSTLGEMADLVVHIKGRTKIDSEKNYITRQMNGKHQSLSPMGTLFEVTSLIFLDSLIAQLMVEMGKTEEDMKARHTVIE
- a CDS encoding formate dehydrogenase family accessory protein FdhD (PFAM: FdhD/NarQ family~TIGRFAM: formate dehydrogenase family accessory protein FdhD) encodes the protein MNKMFQKTNIIKVKEEARHTEDLVAIDAKMELVVNGTLLGKFYLSPENLEDFTIGYLLDERYIHSMDDLKEITVESDTIQVRLNEEEHLKTDDLSCYDGWVHQDQTIPHVSSDLKVGKDKIIESYQLLIEKAEVWSKTGGTHVAALVSEGHFIVREDVSRHVAVDKVIGAGLKKGIDFSKSFIVCSGRIPPDRVVKLANVGISIMVTKAAPTVEGLRIGEKAGITLIGFLRDGRFNIYTHPHRIIL
- a CDS encoding molybdenum-binding protein (PFAM: TOBE domain; Bacterial regulatory helix-turn-helix protein, lysR family~TIGRFAM: molybdenum-pterin binding domain; ModE molybdate transport repressor domain), giving the protein MTKSKDEPEYRLEIGEKLILLDKKKFNLLKFIDECGSITRASQKSDIPYRSALKYIENLEHDLNDLLVLTKRGGKGGGGGSELTTTGKLLLREYRKVESVIKMHTDVNEIESEIAEIDEEKKIINIYFGDKRVILPLRGDFEVGEKILVLISPEDIFLTLEPQKSSVRNVFKGTITRMELKNQVVRLNIDLDNVNLFADITQYARDELKLDLGKEVFVGFKAAAIAVVKL
- a CDS encoding molybdenum cofactor biosynthesis protein A, archaeal (PFAM: Molybdenum Cofactor Synthesis C; Radical SAM superfamily~TIGRFAM: molybdenum cofactor biosynthesis protein A, bacterial; probable molybdenum cofactor biosynthesis protein A, archaeal), with the protein product MTVTDTYQRPIISLRISITNRCNVNCFYCHHDGILPQKYEMTPDEIHRIAQVARNIGVQKIRLSGGEPLIRDDIVEIVSKISSIGFKDVSITTNGTFLDKYADSLVEAGLNRVNVSLDTLNPETYRFITKKDYLQRAKQGIISAAESGLYPVKVNMVVMKGLNHEEIWDMFNFCQENEAVLQLIELLKTDNCPDNGFIDDYHYKMDDLEEQLANMADKVKTRRFMQDRKKYFVNGGEIEVVKPMDNTQFCKNCTRIRITPEGKLKPCLLRNDNLVDFIEPMRQGKSNEELKKLFLKAIENREPFYDKCS
- a CDS encoding molybdopterin-guanine dinucleotide biosynthesis protein MobB (PFAM: Molybdopterin guanine dinucleotide synthesis protein B; Putative Fe-S cluster~TIGRFAM: molybdopterin-guanine dinucleotide biosynthesis protein MobB), producing MKIVSVAGTKNTGKTTLVTLLVSELVKRGLKVGTVKHTHVKLDVEGKDTWKHREAGAEIVVGAGGEETFFIVNEDMDLETIINSVEQLYKLDFLVLEGYKPANYAKISTSTLDDPFSLAQVDVRELDEESIGKLADLVEERSFGKLPNMNCGDCGYENCHEMALAMVKGEAKEDLCVMKQMSDVILKVNGNRIPMNPFVNKFIENTFLGMISALKIKEHGEPQKIELLIQHDINQ
- a CDS encoding NADH:ubiquinone oxidoreductase chain I-like protein (PFAM: 4Fe-4S binding domain), with the translated sequence METTEVIEGKDISVERTGEEDRKLLFKNESCAACGLCEKICPTNAIEVQPTGAVVRTEQSVSNIDIDENKCVLCGMCSSICPFDALDLEIAGQSIKTMDAYPHLIKSAEIDDDTCIYCKACETACPAEAITIDRKLPDRAKLVSGEIEIDKETCVDCGICEEMCPADAITLEHKLPTSDDPTVSSDITVDKDKCVYCMVCKKACPVDAIKAVCRICSYGEYDIKSEDSEIEGDSVIDDDLCVNCGWCQDVCPVDAATVTKPFEGKLEHDDETCQGCETCVMVCPCNALSFPQPAESGDKEAKLYMDEKYCIYCGACERSCPVDAINVTRTSINSTPIKSKSWQKAFESVKN
- a CDS encoding NADH:ubiquinone oxidoreductase chain I-like protein (PFAM: 4Fe-4S binding domain); translated protein: MAIGLVVYRELCHGCGNCVVSCPVNALNSPEVAGGKGPTDDVDLIMIVEDGRVNLKNVNLCGKCGTCVESCPVNAIKLEKVEEAK
- a CDS encoding formylmethanofuran dehydrogenase subunit D (PFAM: Molydopterin dinucleotide binding domain); its protein translation is MRVILNTGRTVWQGQAIESGKDLQMFINAAAICHINQDMMDELGIKDGDNVQIVSEYGDVIVKAVNTNEELPDGMVYVPMGPWANRVIRPNTDSTATPSFKNVPVDLNPTEEPVLDMPTLMKGYGKISNY